The following are encoded in a window of Mycobacterium sp. ELW1 genomic DNA:
- a CDS encoding alpha-(1->3)-arabinofuranosyltransferase has protein sequence MTTPPLSRRWLSCVFLVALVLCFAQSPGLISPDTKLDLTANPLRFLSRAANLWNSDLPFGQAQNQAYGYLFPHGAFFLLGDTLGLPGWVTQRLWWALLLTAGFWGLLRVAEALGIGTRSSRIIGALAFALSPRVLTTLGSISSETLPMMLAPWVLLPVILALRGSDGATGPASGRSRSLRVLAGRAGLALALMGAVNAVATLTGCLPAIIWWLCHRPNRVWLRFSAWWALASALAVTWWVVALLLLGRISPPFLDFIESSGVTTQWASLTEMLRGTDSWTPFVSPNATAAAELVTQPAMVLATTLVAAGGMAGLALRSMPARGRLIIMLLTGVVLLGLGYSGGLGSPVAQHVQAFLDAAGAPLRNVHKLEPVIRLPLVLGLAHLLGRIPLPGSAPRPVWVRAFAHPENDKRVAVGIVVMAALMVATSMAWTGRLTPPGAFSAIPDYWHRAADWLTKNNTGQPTPGRVLVVPGAPFATQVWGNSHDEPLQVLGESPWGVRDSIPLTPPQTIRALDSVQRLFAAGRPSAGLADTLARQGISYVVVRNDLDPDKSRSARPLLVHRAIDGSPGLQKVAQFGEPVGPGTLEGFISDSGLRPRYPAVEIYHVGAQGNPASPYLTDASRMARIDGGPEVLLRIDERRRLLGLPPLGPMLLTSDAQRAGLPVPVVTVTDTPVDRETDYGRVDDHSSAARAEGDQRNTFNRVPDYPVPGARPVHGAWTGGRLSASSSSSDATALPNVAPASGPAAAIDGDSATAWVSNSLQAAVGQWLQVDFDHPVTNATLTVTPSATAVGAQVRRLQVSTENGTTTVRFDEPGKPLTVALPYGESPWVRITAIGTDDGSSGVQFGITDLSVTQFDASGFAHPVDIRHSVVVPGPPGGSAIAAWDLGSELLGRQGCADSPDGVHCAASMSQAPEEPVTLSRTLTVPKPIDVTPTIWVRARQGPHLADLIAQPGTVRSRADADLIDVDGSAYAATDGDPRTSWTAPQNVVQHRSAPTLTVTLPKPTEVTGLVLTPSSSALPTHPTMVAVDLGDGPQVRRMDAAPDAGAQTVTLRPRLTDTIRISLLNWNDVIDRTALGFDQLKPPGLAEVGVLGPDGKPVAAADAATNRKRTIEIPCGQGPIVAVSGRFVQTSVTTTVGALLDGEPVPARACDPAPIALPAGQQELLISPGSAFVVDGAQLSGPLAGQITTAPTTPADITGWGADRREFNVSRAPTARVLVVPESVNPGWVARLPDGVTLTPVIVNGWQQGWVVPAGEQGTVTVSFPSNRIYRIGLAVGLSLLPLLLLLTLVPPRRPPAAYEPARPWAVPLLAGAGVLAAGGLIAGVGGLVVFGTAMLLRYLLRRRPRLRDRLTLAASACGLIAAGALLSRYPWRSVDGYIGHSPWVQLLALIAVGALAASTLSPVRFAARRKRTDSETTEDTSISR, from the coding sequence ATTACGACCCCGCCGCTATCGCGGCGTTGGCTCTCCTGTGTCTTCCTTGTCGCGCTGGTGTTGTGTTTCGCCCAGTCGCCGGGACTGATCTCGCCGGACACCAAGCTCGATCTGACCGCCAATCCGCTGCGTTTCCTCAGCCGCGCGGCCAATCTGTGGAACAGCGACCTGCCGTTCGGGCAGGCACAGAACCAGGCGTACGGCTACCTCTTCCCGCACGGGGCGTTCTTCCTGCTCGGCGACACCCTCGGGTTGCCCGGCTGGGTCACTCAGCGGCTCTGGTGGGCGTTGCTGCTGACCGCCGGATTCTGGGGCCTGTTGCGGGTGGCCGAGGCTCTGGGCATCGGGACCCGCTCGTCGCGCATCATCGGCGCTCTGGCGTTCGCGCTGTCCCCGCGGGTGCTGACGACGCTCGGGTCGATCTCGTCGGAGACGCTGCCGATGATGCTGGCGCCGTGGGTGCTGCTGCCGGTGATCCTTGCGCTGCGCGGCAGTGACGGAGCCACCGGACCGGCGTCGGGGAGAAGCAGATCGTTGCGGGTGCTGGCCGGGCGGGCCGGCCTCGCACTGGCGTTGATGGGCGCGGTCAACGCGGTCGCAACGCTCACCGGCTGCCTGCCTGCGATCATCTGGTGGCTGTGTCACCGGCCCAACCGGGTGTGGCTGAGGTTCAGCGCGTGGTGGGCGCTGGCCTCGGCGCTCGCAGTGACCTGGTGGGTGGTCGCGCTGCTGCTGCTGGGCCGGATCAGTCCGCCGTTCCTGGACTTCATCGAGTCCTCCGGGGTCACCACGCAGTGGGCGTCGCTGACCGAGATGCTGCGCGGCACCGACAGCTGGACGCCGTTTGTCTCGCCGAACGCCACCGCGGCGGCCGAGCTGGTGACCCAACCGGCCATGGTGCTGGCCACCACGCTCGTCGCGGCGGGCGGGATGGCGGGGCTGGCCTTACGTTCGATGCCGGCCCGCGGCCGGCTGATCATCATGCTGCTCACCGGGGTGGTGCTGCTGGGCCTGGGCTACTCCGGTGGACTCGGCTCGCCGGTGGCCCAGCACGTGCAAGCCTTCCTCGACGCGGCGGGCGCCCCGCTGCGCAACGTCCACAAGCTGGAGCCGGTGATCCGTCTCCCGCTGGTCCTGGGGCTGGCACACCTGCTCGGCCGAATCCCCCTGCCCGGCAGCGCGCCCCGGCCGGTATGGGTACGGGCGTTCGCGCATCCAGAGAACGACAAGCGGGTGGCGGTCGGCATCGTCGTGATGGCCGCGCTGATGGTCGCCACGTCGATGGCATGGACCGGCCGGCTCACTCCCCCCGGTGCATTCAGCGCGATCCCGGATTACTGGCACCGGGCGGCGGACTGGCTGACCAAGAACAACACCGGTCAGCCCACGCCGGGCCGGGTTCTGGTGGTTCCCGGTGCGCCGTTCGCCACCCAGGTATGGGGTAACAGCCACGATGAACCGCTGCAGGTTCTCGGCGAAAGCCCTTGGGGGGTACGCGATTCCATCCCGCTGACCCCGCCGCAGACGATTCGTGCGCTGGATTCGGTGCAGCGGCTGTTCGCCGCGGGGCGGCCGTCTGCGGGGCTCGCCGACACCCTGGCCCGGCAGGGCATCTCCTACGTGGTGGTCCGCAACGACCTGGACCCCGACAAGTCGCGCTCGGCCCGCCCGCTGCTGGTGCACCGCGCCATCGACGGGTCGCCGGGTCTGCAGAAGGTGGCGCAGTTCGGTGAGCCCGTCGGACCGGGCACCCTGGAAGGTTTCATCAGCGACAGCGGGCTGCGGCCACGCTATCCCGCGGTGGAGATCTATCACGTTGGCGCCCAGGGTAATCCGGCGTCACCGTACTTGACCGATGCCAGCCGGATGGCACGGATAGACGGCGGCCCCGAAGTGCTGCTGCGCATCGACGAACGCCGCAGGCTGCTCGGACTGCCCCCGCTCGGCCCGATGCTGCTGACCTCGGATGCCCAGCGCGCCGGGCTTCCGGTGCCGGTGGTGACCGTGACCGACACCCCCGTCGACCGGGAAACCGATTACGGCCGGGTCGACGACCACTCGTCGGCGGCCCGGGCCGAGGGCGACCAGCGCAACACCTTCAACCGGGTGCCCGACTACCCGGTTCCCGGGGCCCGGCCCGTCCACGGCGCCTGGACCGGAGGGCGGCTGTCGGCGTCGAGTTCGTCGTCGGACGCCACCGCGCTGCCCAACGTCGCGCCGGCCAGCGGACCCGCCGCCGCCATCGACGGGGACTCGGCCACCGCCTGGGTGTCGAACTCGTTGCAGGCCGCGGTCGGACAGTGGCTGCAGGTCGACTTCGACCATCCGGTCACCAATGCGACGCTGACGGTCACCCCGAGCGCCACCGCCGTCGGGGCCCAGGTTCGCCGACTGCAGGTGTCCACCGAGAACGGAACCACCACAGTGCGCTTCGACGAGCCGGGCAAACCGCTCACGGTGGCGTTGCCGTACGGCGAGTCGCCGTGGGTCCGGATCACCGCGATCGGCACCGACGACGGCTCGTCGGGCGTGCAGTTCGGCATCACCGATCTGTCGGTGACCCAGTTCGACGCCTCCGGATTCGCCCATCCCGTTGACATCAGGCACAGCGTCGTCGTGCCCGGCCCGCCCGGCGGGTCCGCGATCGCCGCCTGGGATCTGGGCTCCGAACTACTCGGGCGCCAGGGCTGCGCGGATTCCCCTGACGGGGTGCACTGCGCGGCGTCGATGTCGCAGGCCCCCGAGGAGCCGGTCACCTTGAGCCGCACGCTGACCGTGCCCAAACCGATCGACGTCACCCCGACGATCTGGGTACGTGCCCGCCAGGGGCCGCACCTGGCCGACCTCATCGCCCAGCCGGGCACCGTCCGCTCGCGCGCCGACGCCGATCTGATCGACGTCGACGGATCCGCCTATGCCGCAACCGATGGCGACCCGCGCACCTCGTGGACGGCACCGCAGAACGTAGTGCAGCATCGCAGCGCCCCCACCCTGACGGTCACTCTGCCGAAGCCGACCGAGGTCACCGGGCTGGTGTTGACCCCGAGCTCATCGGCGCTGCCCACCCATCCCACGATGGTGGCCGTCGACCTCGGTGACGGCCCGCAGGTCCGCCGGATGGACGCCGCGCCGGATGCCGGTGCGCAAACGGTGACGCTGCGTCCGCGACTGACCGACACCATCCGGATCAGCTTGCTGAACTGGAATGACGTGATCGACCGCACCGCACTGGGTTTCGATCAGCTCAAGCCTCCCGGCCTGGCCGAGGTAGGTGTGCTGGGCCCCGACGGTAAGCCCGTCGCCGCAGCCGACGCGGCCACCAACCGCAAACGCACCATCGAGATACCCTGCGGCCAGGGACCGATCGTCGCGGTGTCCGGCCGGTTCGTGCAGACCTCGGTGACCACCACCGTCGGTGCTCTGCTGGACGGTGAACCGGTCCCGGCCCGCGCGTGCGACCCGGCGCCGATCGCTCTGCCCGCCGGCCAACAGGAGCTGCTGATCAGCCCCGGCTCGGCCTTCGTCGTGGACGGAGCCCAGCTGTCCGGCCCGCTGGCGGGCCAAATCACCACCGCACCAACGACTCCCGCCGACATCACCGGCTGGGGTGCCGACCGTCGGGAATTCAACGTCAGCCGGGCCCCCACCGCACGCGTGCTGGTGGTCCCGGAGAGCGTTAATCCCGGCTGGGTGGCCCGACTGCCCGACGGGGTCACACTCACGCCGGTCATCGTCAACGGCTGGCAACAAGGCTGGGTGGTGCCCGCCGGTGAACAGGGCACCGTCACGGTCAGCTTCCCGTCGAACCGGATCTACCGGATCGGCCTCGCCGTCGGCCTGTCCCTGCTGCCGTTGTTGCTGTTGCTGACGCTGGTGCCACCGCGCCGGCCGCCTGCAGCGTACGAGCCGGCCCGGCCCTGGGCTGTTCCCCTGCTGGCCGGTGCCGGGGTGCTGGCCGCGGGAGGACTGATCGCGGGCGTCGGCGGCCTGGTGGTGTTCGGGACCGCGATGCTGCTCAGATACCTGCTGCGCCGGCGGCCCCGGCTCCGCGACCGGCTGACGCTGGCGGCCAGTGCCTGCGGGCTGATCGCAGCGGGCGCGCTGCTGTCGCGCTATCCGTGGCGCTCGGTCGACGGCTACATCGGCCACTCCCCCTGGGTCCAGCTGCTCGCCCTGATCGCGGTCGGCGCGCTGGCCGCATCGACACTGTCCCCGGTTCGCTTCGCTGCCCGGCGAAAGCGAACTGACAGCGAAACCACCGAGGACACAAGCATTTCCCGTTAG
- a CDS encoding DUF2613 domain-containing protein — protein sequence MTRFVVPAAASIVVGLLLGAAAIFGVTLMIQQDTKPPLSPGDPASSVLNRVEYGNRG from the coding sequence ATGACCCGGTTCGTGGTTCCTGCCGCCGCCAGCATCGTGGTCGGTCTGCTGCTCGGAGCCGCCGCGATCTTCGGCGTGACGCTGATGATCCAGCAGGACACCAAACCGCCGCTGTCGCCCGGCGACCCGGCGTCGTCGGTGCTGAACCGCGTCGAGTACGGCAACCGCGGCTAG
- a CDS encoding 3-oxoacyl-ACP reductase — translation MASDLFSQIVNSAPGSLLAKQLGIPQPETLRRYKAGEPPLAGSLLIGGDGRVVEPLRAALAEDYDVVADNLGGRWADSFGGLVFDATGITEPVGLRGLYEFFTPLLRNLGPSGRIVVIGTTPDEAGSANERIAQRALEGFTRSLGKEVRHGATVSLVYLSPAAKPAATGLESTLRFLLSGKSAYVDGQVFYVGAADSTPPADWDKPLDGKVAIVTGAARGIGATIAEVFARDGAKVVAIDVESARDALSETAVKVGGTALPLDVTAEDAVDKITEHLREHYSEHNGGRADILVNNAGITRDKLLANMDDARWDAVVAVNLLAPQRLTEGLIENGSIGEGGRIIGLSSMAGIAGNRGQTNYAATKAGMIGLTEALAPSLAEKGITINAVAPGFIETAMTAAIPLATREVGRRLNSLYQGGKPVDVAETIAYFASPASNAVTGNTIRVCGQAMLGA, via the coding sequence GTGGCTTCCGACCTCTTCTCGCAGATCGTCAACTCAGCGCCGGGCTCCCTGCTGGCCAAGCAGCTCGGCATTCCGCAGCCGGAAACGCTGCGCCGCTACAAAGCCGGTGAGCCCCCGCTGGCCGGCTCGCTGCTGATCGGTGGTGACGGCCGCGTGGTCGAGCCGCTGCGCGCGGCGCTGGCCGAGGACTACGACGTGGTCGCCGACAACCTGGGCGGCCGCTGGGCCGACTCGTTCGGCGGACTGGTCTTCGATGCCACCGGCATCACCGAGCCGGTCGGGCTGCGTGGTCTCTACGAGTTCTTCACCCCGCTGCTGCGCAACCTCGGCCCGTCGGGTCGCATCGTCGTGATCGGCACCACGCCCGACGAGGCGGGCAGCGCCAACGAGCGCATCGCCCAGCGCGCCCTCGAAGGATTCACCCGGTCCCTGGGCAAGGAGGTGCGCCACGGGGCCACCGTCTCGCTCGTCTACCTGTCACCGGCGGCGAAGCCCGCCGCGACCGGACTGGAGTCGACGCTGCGGTTCCTGCTGTCGGGCAAGTCGGCCTACGTCGACGGGCAGGTCTTCTATGTAGGGGCGGCGGATTCCACCCCGCCCGCCGATTGGGACAAGCCGCTGGACGGCAAGGTTGCGATCGTCACCGGCGCGGCCCGCGGCATCGGCGCCACGATCGCCGAGGTGTTCGCCCGGGACGGCGCCAAGGTCGTCGCGATCGACGTCGAGAGTGCGCGTGATGCGTTGAGCGAGACCGCTGTGAAGGTGGGCGGCACCGCCCTGCCGCTGGATGTCACCGCCGAGGATGCGGTGGACAAGATCACCGAGCATTTGCGCGAGCACTACTCCGAGCACAACGGGGGCCGTGCCGACATCCTGGTCAACAACGCAGGCATCACCCGCGACAAGCTGCTGGCCAACATGGACGATGCCCGCTGGGATGCCGTAGTCGCGGTGAATCTGCTTGCACCCCAACGCCTTACCGAAGGCTTGATCGAGAACGGCAGCATCGGTGAGGGCGGACGGATCATCGGGTTGTCCTCGATGGCCGGGATCGCGGGCAACCGCGGCCAGACCAATTACGCGGCCACCAAGGCCGGCATGATCGGCCTCACCGAGGCGCTCGCACCGTCGCTGGCGGAGAAGGGCATCACGATCAACGCCGTCGCACCCGGTTTCATCGAGACCGCAATGACCGCCGCGATCCCGTTGGCCACCCGCGAGGTCGGCCGCCGGCTGAACTCCCTGTATCAGGGCGGCAAGCCGGTCGACGTCGCCGAGACCATCGCCTACTTCGCCAGTCCCGCGTCGAATGCCGTGACCGGCAATACGATCCGAGTCTGCGGCCAGGCGATGCTGGGAGCTTGA
- a CDS encoding TetR/AcrR family transcriptional regulator, whose product MAGGTKRLPRAVREQQMLDAAVQMFSVNGYHETSMDVIAGEAQISKPMLYLYYGSKEELFGACLSRELSRFTEAVGADIDLKQSPHELLRSVISSVLRYIDANRASWIVLYTQATSSQAFAHTVREGREKIIEMVSRLLEAGTRHPEPDTDFHMMAVALVGAGEAVATRVSTGDADVDEAADMLINLFWRGLKGAPADKEASTATP is encoded by the coding sequence ATGGCGGGTGGCACGAAGCGGTTGCCCCGTGCCGTGCGGGAGCAGCAGATGCTCGACGCCGCTGTGCAGATGTTCTCGGTCAACGGTTATCACGAGACGTCGATGGACGTCATCGCCGGGGAGGCGCAGATCTCCAAGCCGATGCTGTATCTGTACTACGGCTCGAAGGAAGAACTCTTCGGGGCCTGCCTGAGCCGGGAACTGAGCCGCTTCACCGAAGCGGTCGGTGCGGACATCGACCTCAAGCAGAGCCCGCACGAGCTGTTGCGCAGCGTCATCTCGTCGGTGCTGCGCTACATCGACGCCAACCGCGCCTCGTGGATAGTGCTCTATACCCAGGCCACCAGCTCGCAGGCATTCGCCCACACCGTGCGCGAGGGCCGCGAAAAGATCATCGAGATGGTCTCGCGGTTATTGGAGGCCGGCACCCGGCATCCCGAGCCCGACACCGACTTCCACATGATGGCCGTGGCTCTGGTGGGCGCAGGCGAGGCCGTCGCGACCCGGGTCAGCACGGGCGACGCGGATGTGGATGAGGCCGCCGACATGCTGATCAATCTGTTCTGGCGCGGTCTCAAGGGCGCCCCCGCGGACAAGGAAGCCTCGACCGCGACCCCCTGA
- a CDS encoding acetyl-CoA C-acetyltransferase: MGGYTPSQTEPKGEIDVASTTRNSRRVAVIGGNRIPFARSDGAYAQASNQDMFTAALGGLVDRFGLAGEQLGAVIGGAVLKHSRDFNLMRESVLGSQLSPYTPAIDLQQACGTGLQAAIAAADGIAAGRYEAAAAGGVDTTSDAPIGLGDELRRTLLNLRRSKSNVDRLKLVGKLPASLGIEIPTNGEPRTGLSMGDHAAITAKQMGIKRVDQDELAAASHRNMAAAYDAGFFDDLVSPFLGLYRDNNLRADSTAEKLAKLKPVFGVRNGDATMTAGNSTPLTDGASVVLLASDEWATSHSLTPLAYFVDSETAAVDYVNGADGLLMAPTYAVPRLLARNGLTLQDFDFYEIHEAFASVVLAHLQAWESEEYCKERLGLDSALGSIDRSKLNVNGSSLAAGHPFAATGGRIVAQLAKQLAEKHKETGQPVRGLISICAAGGQGVTAILEA; this comes from the coding sequence ATGGGTGGGTATACCCCCTCTCAAACCGAACCCAAAGGGGAGATTGACGTGGCCTCTACCACTAGAAACAGCCGTCGGGTCGCCGTGATCGGCGGCAACCGCATTCCGTTCGCGCGCTCCGACGGCGCCTACGCCCAGGCATCCAATCAGGACATGTTCACCGCTGCCCTCGGCGGCCTGGTGGACCGTTTCGGCCTGGCCGGCGAGCAGCTCGGCGCAGTGATCGGCGGCGCGGTGCTCAAGCACAGCCGCGACTTCAACCTGATGCGTGAGAGCGTGCTCGGCAGCCAACTGTCGCCGTACACCCCGGCGATCGATCTGCAGCAGGCCTGCGGCACCGGTCTGCAGGCTGCCATCGCCGCCGCCGACGGCATCGCCGCCGGGCGCTACGAGGCCGCGGCCGCGGGCGGGGTGGACACCACCTCCGACGCCCCGATCGGCCTCGGCGACGAACTCCGTCGCACCCTGCTCAATCTGCGCCGCTCCAAGTCGAACGTGGACCGGCTGAAGCTGGTCGGCAAGCTGCCCGCCTCCCTCGGCATCGAGATCCCGACCAACGGCGAGCCGCGCACCGGGCTGTCGATGGGCGACCACGCCGCGATCACCGCCAAGCAGATGGGGATCAAGCGCGTCGATCAGGACGAGCTGGCCGCCGCCAGCCACCGCAACATGGCCGCCGCCTATGACGCCGGCTTCTTCGACGACCTCGTCAGCCCCTTCCTCGGGCTGTACCGGGACAACAACCTGCGGGCCGACTCCACCGCCGAGAAGCTGGCCAAGCTCAAGCCGGTGTTCGGCGTGCGCAACGGCGACGCGACGATGACGGCGGGCAACTCGACGCCGCTCACCGACGGCGCGTCGGTGGTACTGCTCGCCAGCGATGAGTGGGCGACGTCACATTCGCTGACTCCGCTGGCCTACTTCGTCGACTCCGAGACCGCCGCGGTCGACTACGTCAACGGCGCCGACGGCCTGCTGATGGCACCTACGTACGCGGTGCCCCGCCTGCTGGCCCGCAATGGCCTGACCTTGCAGGACTTCGACTTCTACGAGATCCACGAGGCGTTCGCGTCGGTGGTGCTGGCCCACCTGCAGGCGTGGGAATCCGAGGAGTACTGCAAGGAGCGGCTCGGCTTGGATAGCGCACTGGGCAGCATCGACCGCTCCAAGCTCAACGTCAACGGCTCCTCGCTCGCGGCCGGCCATCCGTTCGCCGCGACCGGCGGCCGGATCGTGGCTCAGCTGGCGAAACAGCTGGCGGAAAAGCACAAGGAGACGGGTCAGCCGGTCCGCGGCTTGATCTCCATTTGCGCCGCCGGCGGCCAGGGCGTGACGGCGATTCTCGAGGCGTAG
- a CDS encoding glycoside hydrolase family 3 N-terminal domain-containing protein, which translates to MPNRLFSIRGVAALSALPLLLVGCSGTASRPAASSSAPASKPSSASSVPLAGPVPAPAAPAPPACGDGPGLLSAMSTRDKLAQVLMVGVKGAADARNVVDTYHVGGIFIGSWTDLSMLTDGSLPDYANAGPLPLAVSVDEEGGRVERLTSLIGDAPSARVLAQTQTAEQVYQLALDRGQKMRGLGITIDFAPVVDVTDAPDDTVIGDRSFSGDPAKVTEYAGAFARGLRDAGLLPVLKHFPGHGHGSGDSHTAGAVTTPPLDALMTNDLVPYRTLTTEAPVAVMVGHLEVPGLTGTTPASLSAAAVGLLRSGGYGGPGFDGPVFSDDLSSMAAIADRYGVAEAVLRSLQAGTDVALWVTTDEVPAVLDRLEKAVNAGELSLPAIETSILRMARLKGQSPRCGG; encoded by the coding sequence ATGCCTAACCGCCTGTTCTCGATTCGCGGAGTCGCGGCCCTGTCGGCACTACCCCTGCTGCTCGTCGGCTGCTCAGGGACCGCTTCGCGCCCCGCGGCGTCGTCGTCGGCCCCGGCCAGCAAGCCGTCGTCGGCCAGCTCGGTGCCGTTGGCCGGACCGGTCCCGGCACCGGCCGCCCCGGCGCCGCCGGCGTGCGGCGACGGCCCCGGGTTGCTGAGTGCCATGTCGACGCGCGACAAGCTCGCCCAGGTGCTGATGGTCGGGGTCAAGGGCGCCGCCGATGCGCGCAACGTGGTGGACACCTATCACGTCGGCGGCATCTTCATCGGCAGCTGGACCGACCTGTCGATGCTGACCGACGGCTCGCTGCCCGACTACGCCAACGCCGGCCCGCTCCCGCTGGCCGTCAGCGTCGACGAGGAGGGCGGCCGGGTGGAGCGGCTGACGTCGCTGATCGGCGATGCCCCGTCGGCCCGGGTGCTGGCGCAGACCCAGACCGCGGAGCAGGTTTATCAGCTGGCGCTGGACCGCGGACAGAAGATGCGCGGGCTCGGCATCACCATCGACTTCGCGCCCGTCGTCGACGTCACCGACGCCCCGGACGACACCGTGATCGGCGACCGGTCGTTCTCCGGCGACCCGGCGAAGGTCACCGAGTACGCCGGTGCGTTCGCCCGCGGTCTGCGTGACGCCGGCCTGCTCCCGGTGCTCAAGCACTTTCCCGGCCACGGCCACGGCTCGGGCGACTCGCACACCGCCGGCGCGGTCACCACCCCGCCGCTGGACGCACTGATGACCAACGACCTGGTGCCCTACCGCACGCTGACCACCGAAGCGCCCGTCGCCGTGATGGTCGGCCACCTCGAGGTGCCGGGGCTGACCGGCACGACGCCGGCCAGCCTGAGCGCCGCGGCGGTGGGTCTGCTGCGCAGCGGCGGCTACGGCGGCCCGGGCTTCGACGGGCCGGTTTTCAGCGACGACCTGTCCAGCATGGCGGCCATCGCCGACCGGTACGGGGTCGCCGAGGCGGTGCTGCGCAGCCTGCAGGCCGGCACCGACGTCGCGCTGTGGGTGACCACCGACGAGGTGCCCGCGGTGCTCGACCGGCTCGAGAAGGCGGTCAATGCGGGAGAGCTGTCGCTGCCCGCGATCGAGACTTCGATATTGCGAATGGCGCGTTTGAAAGGGCAAAGTCCCCGCTGCGGCGGTTAG
- a CDS encoding phosphotriesterase-related protein, with translation MTEPSQVETVRGPVATSDLGVVFMHEHVFILSQEIMANYPEGWGDGEAREADAVAKLNELKALGVDTIVDPTVIGLGRYIPRIQRVAAQTDLQIVVATGIYTYNDVPMYFHFTGPGTLLDGPEIMTDLFVRDITEGIADTGVKAGILKCATDEPGVTPGVERVLRAVAQAHKQTGVPITTHTHALSRRGLEQQRIFAEEGVDLRRVIIGHSGDTTDLGYLEELIAAGSYIGMDRFGLDGFLSFDDRVDTVVRMCERGHADKMVLSHDASCYIDWLPEEVVPVAMPNWHFRHIHNDVLPALRQRGVTDEQITTMLVDNPRNIFAEHGAYE, from the coding sequence ATGACAGAGCCGTCACAGGTCGAGACCGTGCGAGGCCCGGTCGCGACCAGCGACCTGGGTGTGGTGTTCATGCACGAACACGTTTTCATCCTGTCGCAGGAGATCATGGCCAACTATCCCGAGGGCTGGGGTGACGGCGAGGCCCGCGAGGCCGACGCGGTCGCCAAGCTCAACGAGCTGAAGGCACTCGGGGTGGACACCATCGTCGACCCGACGGTCATCGGGCTGGGCCGCTACATTCCGCGCATCCAGCGGGTGGCCGCGCAGACCGACCTCCAGATCGTGGTGGCCACCGGGATCTACACCTACAACGACGTCCCGATGTACTTCCACTTCACCGGCCCGGGAACCCTGCTGGACGGCCCGGAGATCATGACCGATCTGTTCGTCCGGGACATCACCGAGGGCATCGCCGACACCGGCGTCAAAGCGGGAATCCTCAAGTGCGCCACCGACGAACCTGGCGTCACCCCGGGCGTCGAACGAGTGCTGCGCGCGGTGGCCCAGGCCCACAAACAGACCGGGGTGCCGATCACCACCCACACCCACGCGCTGAGCCGGCGCGGTCTCGAGCAGCAACGGATCTTCGCCGAGGAGGGGGTCGACCTGCGCCGGGTGATCATCGGGCACAGCGGCGACACCACCGACCTGGGCTACCTGGAGGAGCTGATCGCCGCCGGCTCCTATATCGGCATGGACCGCTTCGGCCTGGACGGCTTCCTCAGCTTCGACGACCGGGTCGACACCGTGGTGCGGATGTGCGAACGCGGGCACGCCGACAAGATGGTGCTGTCCCACGACGCGTCCTGCTACATCGACTGGCTGCCGGAGGAAGTCGTCCCGGTGGCCATGCCCAACTGGCATTTCCGGCACATCCACAACGATGTCCTTCCCGCGCTGCGCCAGCGCGGAGTGACCGACGAGCAGATCACCACCATGCTGGTGGACAACCCCCGCAACATCTTCGCCGAGCACGGTGCCTATGAGTGA
- a CDS encoding MaoC/PaaZ C-terminal domain-containing protein, which produces MLRAAAGSLPFIPRGDHLPNRTLTVDELAIDPSNVAAYAAVTGLRFGDTVPLTYPFVLTFPTVMSLITGFDFPFAAMGAVHVENEITRYRPIAVTDTVKLAVHAENLREHRKGLLVDVIADIHVGNEHAWHQVTTFLHQQRTSLSGGPKPEPPKRPKLPPPNAILRISPGQIRRYASIGGDHNPIHTTSIGAKLFGFPTVIAHGMFSAAAVLANIEAQIPDAVRYSVKFGKPVILPATAGLYVDRVTDGWDISMRNLSKGYPHLTGTVRGL; this is translated from the coding sequence ATGCTGCGCGCCGCGGCGGGCTCGCTGCCATTCATCCCGCGCGGCGACCACCTGCCCAACCGCACCCTGACGGTCGATGAATTGGCCATCGATCCGTCCAACGTCGCCGCCTACGCGGCGGTCACCGGCCTACGGTTCGGCGACACCGTGCCGCTGACCTATCCGTTCGTGCTGACGTTCCCCACCGTGATGTCACTCATCACCGGCTTCGACTTCCCGTTCGCCGCCATGGGCGCAGTCCACGTGGAGAACGAGATCACCCGGTACCGCCCGATCGCGGTCACCGACACCGTGAAGCTCGCGGTGCACGCCGAGAACCTGCGGGAGCATCGCAAGGGGCTGCTGGTCGACGTCATCGCCGACATCCATGTGGGCAACGAGCACGCCTGGCATCAGGTCACGACGTTCCTCCACCAGCAGCGCACCAGCCTGTCCGGTGGGCCCAAGCCCGAGCCGCCCAAGCGGCCGAAGCTGCCGCCGCCCAATGCGATCCTGCGGATCAGCCCCGGCCAGATCCGGCGCTACGCCTCGATCGGCGGGGATCACAATCCGATCCACACCACGTCGATCGGCGCCAAGCTGTTCGGCTTCCCCACTGTGATCGCCCACGGGATGTTCAGTGCGGCAGCGGTTTTGGCCAACATCGAGGCGCAGATTCCCGATGCGGTCCGCTACTCGGTGAAGTTCGGCAAGCCGGTCATCCTGCCGGCCACCGCCGGTCTCTACGTCGACCGGGTGACCGACGGCTGGGACATCTCGATGCGCAACCTGAGCAAGGGCTACCCGCATCTCACCGGAACGGTGCGCGGGCTCTAG